The proteins below come from a single Malus sylvestris chromosome 3, drMalSylv7.2, whole genome shotgun sequence genomic window:
- the LOC126616029 gene encoding peroxidase A2-like has translation MSLFSIAAAIFVLVTASILGNSNAQLSSTFYSTTCPNVTSIVRGVVEQAQQNDIRIGAKLIRVHFHDCFVNGCDGSIMLDNTDGIESEKDAPPNQSTDGYDVVDDIKTAVENVCPGVVSCSDILAIASQILVSANGGPTWEAQLGRRDSRTANRAGTSAIPSFLENLEQISQKFRDAGLDSTDLVALSGAHTFGRARCSTFVHRLYNFSGTGNPDPTIEAGYLETLRQACPQNGSGDTLNDLDQSTRDAFDNHYFTNLQNNRGLLQTDQVLFSTSGDTVAIVDRFANSQSDFFDSFGQSMINMGNIAVLTGTDGEIRTDCRRVN, from the exons ATGTCTTTATTTTCAATTGCAGCAGCAATATTTGTTCTTGTTACTGCTAGTATATTGGGAAATTCCAACGCTCAACTGAGCTCAACTTTCTACAGTACCACATGCCCGAATGTGACGAGCATTGTTCGCGGTGTGGTCGAGCAAGCTCAACAGAATGACATCCGAATTGGTGCCAAACTCATCCGAGTTCATTTCCACGACTGCTTTGTCAAC GGTTGTGATGGATCGATTATGCTGGACAACACAGATGGGATAGAGAGCGAGAAAGATGCACCTCCCAATCAATCGACAGACGGATACGACGTTGTAGATGATATCAAAACTGCGGTCGAGAACGTTTGCCCTGGTGTTGTCTCCTGTTCTGACATTTTAGCAATTGCTTCTCAAATTCTTGTTTCTGCG AATGGAGGGCCAACGTGGGAAGCTCAATTGGGAAGAAGAGACAGTAGGACAGCCAACCGAGCTGGTACCAGTGCCATTCCAAGCTTTCTCGAAAACCTTGAGcaaatttcacaaaaatttCGCGATGCAGGATTAGATTCCACTGATCTGGTTGCTTTATCAG GTGCTCATACATTTGGCCGGGCAAGATGTTCAACTTTCGTTCACCGCCTCTACAATTTCAGCGGCACTGGCAACCCGGACCCGACCATTGAAGCCGGATACTTGGAAACCCTCCGCCAAGCATGTCCTCAAAACGGCAGCGGAGATACGTTGAATGACCTTGACCAGTCCACCCGCGATGCCTTCGACAACCACTACTTTACAAATCTCCAAAACAACCGCGGGCTTCTCCAGACCGATCAGGTGCTGTTCTCAACTAGCGGAGACACCGTTGCCATTGTGGACCGCTTTGCAAATAGCCAAAGTGACTTCTTTGATAGCTTTGGTCAGTCCATGATCAATATGGGAAATATAGCAGTTTTGACAGGCACCGATGGAGAGATTAGGACTGATTGCAGAAGGgttaattaa